The Petrotoga sibirica DSM 13575 genome contains a region encoding:
- the yajC gene encoding preprotein translocase subunit YajC, protein MLEKVLDFINFGPAGATDAGNTVQQTQTAPTGGGGFSGLLFFLIIIILMWVMLFLPQRRQEKKHKEMLSALKKGDKIVTSSGIIGKIISITNERIRISTADKTEIDITKNAIAGVLSKSDRPEAAPEETETEDKK, encoded by the coding sequence ATGTTAGAAAAAGTATTAGATTTCATAAACTTTGGCCCAGCAGGTGCTACGGATGCTGGTAACACAGTCCAACAAACACAAACTGCTCCCACAGGTGGTGGAGGATTCAGCGGATTGTTGTTCTTTTTAATAATCATAATCTTGATGTGGGTTATGTTGTTCCTCCCACAAAGGCGACAAGAAAAAAAGCATAAGGAAATGCTTTCTGCTTTGAAAAAAGGTGATAAAATAGTTACATCCTCAGGAATCATAGGAAAGATAATATCGATAACTAACGAAAGAATCAGAATTTCAACAGCAGATAAAACAGAGATTGATATAACGAAGAATGCTATTGCAGGTGTTCTTTCTAAAAGCGATAGGCCCGAAGCAGCACCAGAAGAAACCGAAACTGAAGATAAAAAATAG
- a CDS encoding septum site-determining protein MinC produces MDEPVYAKILDGDIIFYFSKGNTQKDLFEYFKKELVKMKGFFNVGDSFYVYFEDGSQHNLLNKIVKFANNLQLNVAGAYFGKLPEGKVGNKELNLSSTQIYRKHLRSGQVVQNPGDIIVFGNVNQGAEVNAGGSIIIFGKVFGTLRAGITNKKNAFIIAYELNSPLVEIAGIPFFNYEWPKSPVSIRIVENKALVEPVEL; encoded by the coding sequence ATGGATGAACCCGTATACGCAAAAATTTTGGACGGAGACATAATCTTTTATTTTTCAAAGGGAAACACACAAAAAGATCTTTTCGAATATTTTAAAAAAGAACTCGTTAAGATGAAAGGTTTTTTTAACGTTGGAGATAGTTTTTACGTATATTTCGAAGATGGTTCCCAGCACAATCTATTAAATAAAATCGTAAAATTCGCCAATAATCTCCAATTAAACGTTGCAGGAGCGTATTTTGGCAAGCTTCCCGAAGGAAAAGTTGGAAACAAAGAGTTAAACCTTTCCAGTACCCAAATTTATAGAAAACATTTAAGATCCGGTCAAGTAGTACAAAATCCTGGTGATATTATAGTCTTTGGAAATGTAAACCAAGGTGCAGAGGTTAACGCAGGTGGAAGTATCATAATATTTGGCAAGGTATTTGGAACATTAAGAGCTGGAATTACCAACAAAAAAAACGCTTTTATTATTGCCTACGAATTAAATTCACCATTAGTAGAAATCGCAGGTATCCCTTTTTTCAACTACGAATGGCCAAAGTCTCCCGTTTCTATTAGGATAGTAGAAAATAAAGCATTGGTGGAACCCGTTGAATTGTGA